One Janthinobacterium sp. TB1-E2 genomic region harbors:
- a CDS encoding chemotaxis protein CheW — MPTAAFPPAAAAMPSFETGARQGRLRQYQLQLIERIQAARSGALAARKELGVMLGGRPCLLDLTQLGEIVIAAGVQIQGVPLAQDWYLGLAAMRGRLTGVVDLARYMGEPACTPGNHCRIITFSPRLGLNCALLVERVLGLRQLRAMQSVPVQDAAHGVLPSWAAQALRDSEGQQWLRLDLAQLAQSERFLDAGFGGLAVHKDIG; from the coding sequence GTGCCTACAGCGGCCTTTCCGCCCGCCGCTGCCGCCATGCCATCTTTCGAGACGGGCGCGCGGCAGGGGCGCTTGCGCCAGTATCAGCTGCAATTGATCGAGCGGATACAGGCCGCGCGCAGCGGCGCGCTGGCGGCGCGCAAGGAACTGGGCGTGATGCTCGGTGGCCGCCCGTGCCTGCTCGACCTGACGCAGCTCGGTGAAATCGTCATTGCCGCCGGCGTGCAGATCCAGGGCGTGCCGCTGGCGCAGGACTGGTACCTGGGCCTGGCGGCCATGCGCGGACGCCTGACGGGGGTCGTCGACCTGGCCCGCTACATGGGCGAACCGGCTTGCACGCCCGGCAATCACTGCCGCATCATCACGTTTTCTCCGCGTCTGGGCCTCAATTGCGCACTGCTGGTCGAGCGCGTACTGGGCTTGCGCCAGCTGCGCGCGATGCAATCGGTGCCCGTTCAGGATGCGGCGCACGGTGTGCTCCCATCGTGGGCCGCGCAGGCGCTGCGCGACAGCGAGGGGCAGCAGTGGCTGCGCCTGGACCTGGCGCAGCTGGCGCAATCGGAACGCTTCCTCGATGCCGGCTTTGGCGGCCTTGCCGTCCACAAGGATATTGGCTGA
- a CDS encoding response regulator transcription factor, giving the protein MAIHTILIVDDSPTERYYLSEMLVRAGYAVLTAQDGADALAQLKQARPDLILMDVVMPGANGFQITRAIARDPELQDVPVIICSSKSQETDRIWGLRQGARDYLVKPVVEAELLAKIAALS; this is encoded by the coding sequence ATGGCCATACACACAATTCTGATCGTCGATGACTCGCCGACAGAACGCTACTACCTGAGCGAGATGCTGGTGCGTGCCGGTTATGCCGTCCTCACGGCGCAGGACGGCGCCGACGCGCTGGCGCAGCTGAAGCAGGCCAGGCCCGACCTGATCCTGATGGACGTGGTGATGCCCGGTGCGAATGGCTTCCAGATCACGCGCGCCATTGCCCGCGATCCGGAACTGCAGGACGTGCCGGTGATTATCTGCTCGAGCAAGAGCCAGGAAACGGACCGCATCTGGGGCTTGCGCCAGGGCGCGCGCGATTACCTGGTCAAGCCGGTGGTGGAAGCCGAGCTGCTGGCCAAGATCGCCGCGCTTTCCTGA
- a CDS encoding response regulator: MTRPFLPETPSDAVCVSVTILVIDDSATIRSAAAKILGEAGYRVVVAENGFEALAKIADCQPALIVCDIVMPRLDGYRTCALIKASAAYHATPVLMLSSKEGLFDRARGAMAGASACLVKPLAREALLEAVRLHLAGHFE; encoded by the coding sequence ATGACGCGTCCTTTTTTGCCCGAGACGCCGTCCGATGCCGTGTGCGTGAGCGTCACGATACTCGTCATCGACGACAGCGCGACGATACGCAGCGCGGCCGCGAAGATACTCGGCGAGGCCGGCTATCGCGTGGTGGTGGCGGAAAACGGCTTCGAGGCCCTGGCCAAGATCGCCGACTGCCAGCCGGCGCTGATCGTGTGCGACATCGTGATGCCGCGCCTGGACGGCTACCGCACCTGCGCGCTGATCAAGGCCAGCGCCGCGTATCACGCCACGCCGGTGCTGATGCTGTCGTCGAAGGAAGGTTTGTTCGACCGCGCGCGCGGCGCCATGGCAGGCGCCAGCGCCTGCCTGGTCAAGCCGCTGGCGCGCGAGGCGCTGCTGGAGGCCGTGCGGCTGCACCTGGCCGGGCATTTTGAGTAG
- a CDS encoding rubredoxin — MCLICGWVYDEAAGLPDEDIAPGTRWADVPMNWTCPECGARKDDFEMVAL; from the coding sequence ATGTGTCTTATTTGCGGCTGGGTTTATGATGAAGCGGCCGGCTTGCCTGACGAAGACATCGCTCCCGGCACGCGTTGGGCCGATGTTCCGATGAACTGGACCTGCCCTGAATGCGGCGCGCGCAAGGACGATTTCGAGATGGTCGCGCTGTAA
- the thiD gene encoding bifunctional hydroxymethylpyrimidine kinase/phosphomethylpyrimidine kinase, translating into MQNQTSPLILSFGVSDPVGAIGIQADLATFSAFGCHGLSVTTGLLISDTARVEDVQAVDPDWVSDQARVLLEDMSVAAIKIGALGSVENVTAIAEIVSDYPDVPLILDPFISALPEQGMDDEDILTAVRQLLIPQTTLLVLSPVELERLAETWRDADPDDTLQNDVDYLVALGCEYVLVTGMPADASKSGTAEGKLRANTLFGEDGVVRHDEWQHLPGIFNGAGSTLSAAATALLALAENEDDVPQVVVAAQEFTAGALAHAQRHGMGKLVPNRLFRQQRQRGAQ; encoded by the coding sequence GTGCAAAACCAAACTTCTCCCCTCATATTAAGCTTCGGCGTGTCCGATCCGGTCGGCGCGATCGGTATCCAGGCCGACCTGGCCACCTTTTCAGCCTTCGGCTGCCACGGCCTGTCCGTCACCACGGGCCTGTTGATCAGCGATACGGCCCGCGTGGAAGACGTGCAGGCGGTCGACCCGGACTGGGTTTCAGACCAGGCGCGCGTGCTGCTGGAAGACATGTCCGTGGCCGCCATCAAGATCGGCGCGCTGGGCAGCGTGGAAAACGTCACGGCCATCGCCGAAATCGTCTCCGACTATCCGGACGTGCCACTGATCCTCGACCCCTTCATTTCGGCGCTGCCGGAACAGGGCATGGACGACGAAGACATCCTGACGGCCGTGCGCCAGCTCCTGATTCCGCAAACGACACTGCTGGTGCTCTCGCCGGTGGAACTGGAACGCCTGGCCGAGACCTGGCGCGACGCCGACCCGGACGACACCCTGCAAAACGACGTCGACTACCTGGTAGCCCTGGGCTGCGAATACGTGCTCGTCACCGGCATGCCGGCCGACGCCAGCAAGTCCGGCACGGCCGAAGGCAAGCTGCGCGCCAATACCCTGTTCGGCGAAGACGGCGTGGTGCGCCACGACGAATGGCAGCACCTGCCCGGCATCTTCAACGGCGCCGGCAGCACCTTGTCGGCGGCGGCCACCGCCCTGCTGGCCCTGGCGGAAAACGAAGACGATGTGCCGCAGGTGGTCGTGGCGGCGCAGGAATTCACGGCCGGTGCGCTGGCCCACGCGCAGCGCCACGGCATGGGCAAGCTGGTGCCGAACCGGCTGTTCCGGCAGCAGCGCCAGCGCGGCGCACAATAA
- the hemL gene encoding glutamate-1-semialdehyde 2,1-aminomutase, which translates to MTTTSQNDILFARAQKTTPGGVNSPVRAFRSVGGTPRFITRAEGPYFWDADGKRYIDYIGSWGPAIVGHAHPEVVKAVQDAAALGLSFGAPTEGEVLMAEEITRLVPSIEQVRLVSSGTEATMSALRLARGATGRDKIVKFEGCYHGHADSLLVKAGSGLLTFGNPTSAGVPEDFVKHTLVLDYNNVEQLNDAFDSFGADIACVIVEPVAGNMNLVKATPEFLQAMRELCTQHGALLIFDEVMCGLRVALGGAQALYGIKPDLTALGKVIGGGMPVAAFGGSAALMHNMAPLGAVYQAGTLSGNPVAVAAGMATLKLIQQPGFYEQLGATAKRLAEGLTAAAKEAGVVFCADYIGGMFGIYFSETPPTSYAEMMAGDRSKFNAFFHAMLDEGVYFAPAAFEAGFVSAQHDDAVIDATIAAARKVFAKLA; encoded by the coding sequence ATGACGACGACTTCACAGAACGACATCCTGTTTGCCCGCGCACAAAAAACCACGCCAGGCGGCGTCAATTCGCCTGTGCGCGCCTTCCGCTCCGTGGGCGGCACGCCGCGCTTCATCACGCGCGCCGAAGGCCCGTACTTCTGGGACGCGGACGGCAAGCGCTATATCGACTACATCGGCTCCTGGGGTCCGGCCATCGTTGGCCACGCCCATCCGGAAGTGGTGAAAGCGGTGCAGGATGCGGCCGCGCTGGGCCTGTCGTTCGGCGCGCCGACGGAAGGCGAAGTGCTGATGGCCGAGGAAATCACGCGTTTGGTACCGTCGATCGAGCAGGTGCGCCTGGTCTCGTCGGGCACGGAAGCGACCATGAGCGCCCTGCGCCTGGCGCGCGGCGCCACGGGACGCGACAAGATCGTCAAGTTCGAAGGCTGCTACCACGGCCACGCCGATTCGCTGCTGGTGAAAGCGGGCAGTGGCCTGCTCACCTTCGGCAACCCGACGTCGGCCGGCGTGCCGGAAGACTTCGTCAAGCATACCCTGGTGCTCGACTATAACAACGTCGAGCAGCTGAACGACGCCTTCGACAGCTTCGGCGCGGACATCGCCTGCGTCATCGTCGAACCGGTAGCCGGCAATATGAACCTGGTGAAAGCGACGCCGGAATTCCTGCAGGCGATGCGCGAACTGTGCACGCAGCACGGCGCCCTGCTCATTTTCGATGAAGTCATGTGCGGCTTGCGCGTGGCACTGGGCGGCGCGCAGGCGCTATACGGCATCAAGCCGGACCTGACGGCGCTGGGCAAGGTGATCGGCGGCGGCATGCCGGTGGCGGCCTTCGGCGGCAGTGCGGCGCTGATGCACAACATGGCGCCGCTGGGCGCCGTCTACCAGGCCGGTACCTTGTCGGGCAACCCGGTCGCCGTGGCGGCCGGCATGGCCACCTTGAAACTGATCCAGCAGCCGGGCTTCTACGAGCAGCTTGGCGCCACGGCCAAGCGCCTGGCCGAAGGCCTGACCGCCGCCGCCAAAGAAGCGGGCGTGGTCTTCTGCGCCGACTACATCGGCGGCATGTTCGGCATTTATTTCAGCGAAACGCCACCGACCAGCTACGCGGAAATGATGGCCGGCGACCGCAGCAAGTTCAACGCCTTCTTCCACGCCATGCTCGACGAAGGCGTGTACTTCGCGCCCGCCGCCTTCGAAGCGGGTTTCGTCTCGGCGCAGCACGACGATGCCGTCATCGACGCCACCATCGCCGCCGCGCGCAAGGTGTTTGCTAAGTTAGCCTAA
- a CDS encoding HAD family hydrolase yields MPDTATTPPRFTHLISDCDGVLIDSEAVALQALLELLGPRLPNLPEGVTLQGLIEPRLGQRLVPLMQDIYKELGLPQLPADEIMAIGNAVDAACDAQLRAVPGVAQALAAIPLPKAVASNSVSARVLSALERTGMAPLFDKRVFTPDLVGHAKPHPGVYLAAAAAFGVPPSQCLVLEDSVTGVTAAVAAGMTVLGFIGGGHIAPGQEARLKAAGAHVVFSDMASLPALVAAVMDTATV; encoded by the coding sequence ATGCCTGATACCGCCACCACCCCACCGCGCTTTACCCATCTGATCAGCGACTGCGATGGCGTGCTGATCGACAGCGAAGCCGTGGCCCTGCAAGCGCTGCTGGAGTTGCTGGGGCCGCGCCTGCCGAACCTGCCCGAGGGCGTCACCCTGCAAGGCTTGATCGAGCCGCGCCTGGGCCAGCGCCTGGTGCCGCTGATGCAGGATATCTACAAGGAACTGGGTTTGCCGCAATTGCCGGCCGACGAGATCATGGCCATCGGCAATGCCGTCGATGCGGCTTGCGATGCGCAATTGCGCGCCGTGCCCGGCGTGGCGCAGGCGCTGGCCGCCATTCCGCTGCCCAAGGCCGTCGCTTCGAACAGCGTCAGCGCGCGCGTGCTGTCGGCGCTCGAGCGCACTGGCATGGCGCCGCTGTTCGACAAGCGCGTGTTCACACCGGACCTGGTCGGCCACGCCAAGCCGCATCCGGGCGTCTACCTGGCGGCGGCGGCCGCCTTTGGCGTGCCGCCAAGCCAGTGCCTGGTGCTGGAAGACAGCGTCACGGGCGTGACGGCCGCCGTGGCGGCGGGCATGACGGTATTGGGATTCATCGGCGGCGGGCATATCGCGCCCGGCCAGGAAGCGCGTCTGAAGGCGGCCGGCGCGCATGTCGTGTTCAGCGACATGGCCAGTTTGCCGGCGCTGGTGGCCGCGGTGATGGACACCGCGACTGTCTGA
- the corA gene encoding magnesium/cobalt transporter CorA yields MINVFVLQNGRLNQVPIDSRADLENAEPVWVDLTDPTDDERAWVKAIYNVTLPGEDEVKDIEASARYYEAENGDLHLRTDFLREEDDGPSRVITVAFILARKILFSMHTDDLPVFRLVRMRARSRPGSIADYMDVLLDLYATDAEYSADVLEGIYQNLEEVSTRVLQKEFTDAHAAEALNAIAHEEDLNGRIRRNMMDTRRAVSFLMRGRLLNSEQFEEARQILRDIESLDGHTSFLFDKINFLMDATVGFININQNKIIKIFSVASVAFLPPTLIASVYGMNFKLMPELEWSFGYPWAWGLMITSAIAPFLYFRHRGWLK; encoded by the coding sequence ATGATCAATGTCTTTGTATTACAGAATGGCCGGCTCAACCAGGTGCCGATCGACAGCCGCGCAGACCTCGAAAATGCCGAACCGGTGTGGGTCGACCTGACCGACCCCACCGATGATGAACGGGCCTGGGTCAAGGCCATCTACAACGTCACCCTGCCGGGCGAAGACGAAGTCAAGGATATCGAAGCGTCGGCCCGCTATTACGAAGCGGAAAACGGCGACTTGCACCTGCGCACGGACTTCCTGCGCGAAGAGGACGACGGCCCCTCGCGCGTCATCACCGTGGCTTTCATTCTTGCCCGCAAGATTTTGTTTTCCATGCATACGGACGACTTGCCCGTGTTCCGCCTGGTGCGCATGCGCGCCCGTTCGCGGCCAGGCTCGATTGCCGACTACATGGACGTGCTGCTCGACCTGTACGCCACCGATGCCGAGTATTCGGCCGACGTGCTCGAAGGCATCTACCAGAACCTGGAAGAAGTCAGCACGCGCGTGCTGCAAAAGGAATTTACCGATGCGCACGCGGCCGAAGCGCTGAATGCGATTGCCCACGAGGAAGATTTGAACGGCCGTATCCGCCGCAACATGATGGATACGCGCCGCGCCGTGAGTTTTCTGATGCGCGGCCGCTTATTGAATTCCGAGCAGTTCGAGGAAGCGCGGCAGATCTTGCGCGACATCGAATCGCTCGATGGCCATACGTCTTTCCTGTTCGACAAGATCAACTTCCTGATGGATGCCACCGTCGGTTTCATCAACATCAACCAGAACAAGATCATCAAGATCTTCTCGGTGGCCAGCGTGGCCTTCCTGCCGCCAACCCTGATCGCCAGCGTGTACGGCATGAACTTCAAGCTGATGCCGGAACTGGAATGGTCGTTCGGCTATCCATGGGCCTGGGGCCTCATGATCACCAGCGCCATCGCACCGTTCCTGTACTTCCGCCACCGCGGCTGGCTGAAATAA
- the mtgA gene encoding monofunctional biosynthetic peptidoglycan transglycosylase — MSAGKKGARKSGGRYGWIKWLFIVPVLAFIVVQLYFFLQIWWWVDHNPSSTAFMREQLSVLQDKNPKATIKHTWVPYNRISNNLKRAIIASEDANFSEHEGVDWEALQKAYEKNSKKQKVVAGGSTITQQLAKNLFLSGSRSYVRKGQELIITYMLENLMEKERIFEIYLNVVEFGTGTFGAEAAARHYYRVSAAGLSAGQAAKLAVMLPNPRFYDRHRDTGYLNRRTGVILRRMGAAELP; from the coding sequence GTGAGCGCCGGCAAGAAGGGCGCCCGCAAAAGCGGTGGCCGCTACGGCTGGATCAAGTGGCTGTTCATCGTCCCCGTGCTGGCCTTTATCGTCGTGCAACTGTATTTCTTCCTGCAAATCTGGTGGTGGGTCGACCATAATCCGTCCAGCACGGCCTTCATGCGCGAACAGTTGTCTGTCTTGCAGGACAAAAATCCCAAGGCCACGATCAAGCACACGTGGGTGCCGTACAACCGCATCTCGAACAACCTGAAACGGGCCATCATCGCTTCGGAAGACGCGAATTTCTCCGAGCACGAAGGCGTGGATTGGGAAGCCTTGCAAAAGGCATATGAAAAGAATAGCAAGAAGCAGAAGGTCGTGGCGGGCGGCTCCACCATCACGCAGCAGCTGGCGAAGAATCTGTTCCTGTCCGGTTCGCGCAGCTATGTGCGCAAGGGCCAGGAACTGATCATCACGTATATGCTGGAAAACCTGATGGAAAAGGAGCGCATTTTCGAGATTTATCTGAACGTGGTGGAGTTTGGCACGGGCACCTTTGGCGCCGAAGCGGCCGCGCGCCACTATTACCGGGTCAGCGCGGCGGGCCTGAGCGCGGGACAGGCGGCAAAACTGGCCGTGATGCTGCCGAATCCCCGCTTTTACGACCGTCACCGCGATACGGGTTACCTGAACCGGCGCACGGGTGTGATCCTGCGCCGCATGGGAGCGGCGGAATTGCCTTGA
- the aroE gene encoding shikimate dehydrogenase, with protein sequence MNPDQYCVFGNPIAHSKSPLIHAAFALQTGEPIVYDRRLAPLDGFALAARTFAAEGGKGANVTVPFKLDACALATELTPRAQAAGAVNTLRFDGDTILGDNTDGAGLVADIVRNAGVKVAGKRVLLLGAGGAARGVVLPLLEQGPQEIFIANRTVATAEALVAQFADALAHSGQLRAGGFAQPDGVFDIVINATSASLAGDLPPVPPGIFGSHTLALDMMYGAQPTVFMDFAVQHGAQVRDGLGMLVEQAAEAFYVWRGVRPQTQDLLAQLRSAL encoded by the coding sequence ATGAATCCTGATCAATATTGTGTCTTCGGCAATCCCATCGCCCACAGCAAGTCCCCCCTGATCCACGCCGCGTTTGCCCTGCAGACGGGCGAGCCCATCGTCTATGACCGCCGGCTGGCGCCGCTCGACGGCTTTGCGCTGGCGGCCCGCACGTTTGCCGCCGAGGGCGGCAAGGGCGCGAACGTGACGGTGCCCTTCAAGCTGGACGCGTGCGCGCTGGCCACCGAGCTGACGCCGCGCGCGCAAGCGGCCGGCGCCGTCAATACCCTGCGTTTCGATGGCGACACCATTCTTGGCGACAATACCGATGGCGCGGGCCTGGTGGCCGACATCGTGCGCAACGCGGGCGTGAAGGTCGCCGGCAAGCGCGTCCTGCTGCTGGGCGCGGGCGGTGCCGCGCGCGGCGTCGTGCTGCCCTTGCTGGAACAGGGACCGCAGGAAATCTTCATTGCCAACCGCACCGTGGCCACGGCCGAGGCGCTGGTGGCGCAGTTTGCCGATGCGCTTGCCCACTCCGGCCAGCTGCGCGCCGGCGGTTTCGCGCAGCCCGATGGCGTCTTCGATATCGTCATCAACGCCACCTCGGCCAGCCTAGCGGGCGACTTGCCGCCCGTGCCGCCCGGTATCTTCGGTAGCCATACCCTGGCGCTGGACATGATGTACGGCGCCCAGCCCACCGTCTTCATGGACTTTGCCGTACAGCATGGCGCGCAGGTGCGCGACGGCCTGGGCATGCTCGTGGAGCAGGCGGCTGAAGCGTTTTACGTGTGGCGTGGCGTGCGGCCGCAGACGCAGGACTTGCTGGCGCAACTGCGCAGTGCCCTGTGA
- a CDS encoding energy transducer TonB family protein, whose amino-acid sequence MIAVAVSLLAHGALLAMHFVAPAPQRAVATDPGLEVILVNAKHANKPLKADALAQANLDGGGQADKGRAKSPLPDMRKVEEGDSVKASARRIAELEQKQQELLTQAARPTPYSAAPVTEKDKPNPLATGSDLMESSKAIARMAAEISQTVEDQNKRPRKTFITPSTQEVGYAMYYKTLQKRIEEIGTLNFPQKNGRKMYGELVVYIPIFQDGTIYQKEGGARVEKSSGNPALDAAALAIVRRAAPFGRFPPNMLSSDKDDLWVVITRFKFTREEKMEANLTGGSN is encoded by the coding sequence ATGATAGCCGTGGCGGTATCGCTGCTGGCGCACGGCGCCTTGCTGGCGATGCATTTTGTCGCCCCGGCGCCGCAGCGGGCCGTGGCCACCGATCCCGGCCTGGAAGTGATCCTGGTCAACGCCAAGCATGCGAACAAGCCGCTGAAGGCCGACGCCCTGGCGCAAGCCAACCTCGACGGTGGCGGACAAGCCGACAAGGGCCGCGCCAAGTCGCCCTTGCCCGACATGCGCAAGGTGGAAGAGGGCGACAGCGTCAAGGCCAGCGCCCGGCGCATCGCCGAACTGGAACAAAAACAGCAGGAACTGCTGACGCAGGCGGCCAGGCCGACGCCTTACAGCGCCGCGCCCGTCACGGAAAAGGACAAGCCCAATCCCCTGGCCACCGGCTCGGACTTGATGGAAAGCAGCAAGGCCATCGCCCGTATGGCGGCCGAGATCAGCCAGACCGTGGAAGACCAGAACAAGCGCCCGCGCAAGACCTTCATTACACCCAGTACGCAAGAGGTCGGCTATGCCATGTATTACAAGACCTTGCAAAAGCGTATCGAGGAAATCGGCACCCTGAATTTCCCGCAAAAGAATGGCCGCAAGATGTATGGCGAACTGGTCGTCTACATCCCCATCTTCCAGGACGGCACGATTTACCAGAAGGAAGGCGGCGCCCGCGTGGAAAAAAGTTCGGGCAATCCGGCCCTCGATGCGGCGGCCCTGGCCATCGTGCGCCGCGCGGCGCCGTTTGGCCGTTTCCCACCGAACATGTTGTCGAGTGACAAGGATGACCTGTGGGTGGTGATTACCCGCTTCAAATTTACGCGTGAAGAAAAAATGGAAGCTAACCTGACTGGCGGCAGCAATTGA
- a CDS encoding ribonuclease catalytic domain-containing protein: protein MNLFFEESGDFKVGTVLSQAGEAYQVEMASGKRTKVKVKDVLLQYEKPAPAELLEQAKAVAAEIDLDFLWEVAGEDEFGFAELGAEYFGHAPLPPEAAGLILALHSAPVYFYKKGRGRYKAAPEASLKAALAGIEKKKQQALVQAGYVEELKQNRLPASMQPMVLQLLFKPDKNTIEYKALEAACTELHTTPPRLMLAVGGIASPKDLHLSKFLFENFPKGAGFPSVPVPSVTAKLPLADVAAFSIDDVTTTEIDDAFSVQPLPDGTVKVGIHIAAPGLGIRPEDVIDKMARQRMSTVYMPGDKITMLPDEIVNAFTLAEGTTCPALSLYATLDPKADWAVVSTQTRAELVPIASNLRHNQLDDLVNEETLASGEGEYPHKADFAVLWQWAQQLEQGRMKKREAFGLKPEQNNRVDFNFYVENDIVTVARRKRGAPLDKIVAELMIFANSTWGKMLHDHGVPGIYRSQGGGSGNSWAAKMQVRMVTHAAPHQGLGVDQYAWSTSPLRRYTDLVNQWQIIACAEHGVTAPLVAPFKPRDANLFAIVSAFDAAYAAYGDFQSNMERYWCLRWLHQENARQVDAVVLKDEILRLVDIPLVIKLPGMPSVARGAQVKLDLLRWDEVDLSIEARLLEIAAVPDAAADAELDYEEEAGDDAADEGDVAAEPSPEAANQVSDADAEVAELASEDVVSEPELK from the coding sequence ATGAATCTATTTTTTGAAGAATCCGGCGATTTCAAGGTCGGCACGGTCCTGTCGCAAGCGGGTGAAGCGTACCAGGTCGAAATGGCCAGCGGCAAGCGCACCAAGGTCAAGGTCAAGGACGTGCTGCTGCAGTATGAAAAGCCGGCCCCGGCCGAGCTGCTGGAACAGGCCAAGGCGGTTGCCGCCGAGATCGATCTTGATTTCCTGTGGGAAGTGGCGGGCGAAGACGAGTTCGGCTTTGCCGAGCTGGGCGCCGAGTATTTCGGCCACGCACCGTTGCCGCCGGAAGCGGCCGGCCTGATCCTGGCCCTGCATTCGGCGCCCGTGTATTTCTACAAGAAGGGCCGTGGCCGCTACAAGGCGGCGCCGGAAGCGTCCTTGAAGGCAGCCCTGGCCGGTATCGAAAAGAAAAAACAGCAGGCGCTGGTGCAGGCAGGCTATGTGGAAGAGCTGAAGCAGAACCGCTTGCCCGCCTCGATGCAGCCCATGGTGCTGCAACTGCTGTTCAAGCCGGACAAGAACACGATTGAATACAAGGCGCTGGAAGCGGCGTGTACGGAATTGCACACGACGCCGCCGCGGCTGATGCTGGCTGTCGGTGGTATTGCTTCGCCGAAAGACTTGCACCTGTCGAAGTTCCTATTTGAAAATTTCCCGAAAGGCGCAGGTTTCCCGAGCGTGCCCGTGCCGTCCGTGACGGCCAAGCTGCCGCTGGCCGACGTGGCCGCCTTCTCGATCGACGACGTGACCACGACCGAGATCGACGATGCCTTCTCCGTGCAGCCGCTGCCCGATGGCACCGTGAAAGTGGGTATCCACATCGCCGCGCCGGGCCTGGGCATCCGTCCGGAAGACGTGATCGACAAGATGGCGCGCCAGCGCATGTCGACCGTCTACATGCCGGGCGACAAGATCACCATGCTGCCGGACGAAATCGTCAACGCGTTTACGCTGGCGGAAGGCACGACGTGCCCGGCCCTGTCGCTGTACGCGACCCTGGACCCGAAAGCGGACTGGGCCGTGGTCAGCACGCAGACGCGCGCCGAACTGGTGCCGATTGCCAGCAACTTGCGCCATAACCAGCTCGATGATCTGGTCAACGAGGAAACCCTGGCCAGCGGCGAAGGCGAGTACCCGCACAAGGCCGATTTTGCCGTGCTGTGGCAATGGGCGCAGCAGCTGGAACAGGGCCGCATGAAGAAGCGCGAAGCGTTTGGCCTGAAGCCGGAACAGAATAACCGCGTCGATTTCAACTTCTATGTGGAAAATGACATCGTCACCGTGGCGCGCCGCAAGCGTGGCGCGCCGCTCGACAAGATCGTCGCCGAGCTGATGATTTTTGCCAACAGTACCTGGGGCAAGATGCTGCACGACCATGGCGTGCCCGGCATTTACCGCAGCCAGGGCGGCGGCAGCGGCAATAGCTGGGCGGCAAAGATGCAGGTGCGCATGGTTACCCATGCGGCGCCGCACCAGGGCCTGGGCGTCGATCAATATGCATGGAGCACCTCGCCCCTGCGCCGCTATACCGATCTGGTGAACCAGTGGCAAATCATCGCCTGCGCCGAGCATGGCGTGACGGCGCCGCTGGTGGCCCCGTTCAAGCCGCGCGATGCGAATCTGTTCGCCATCGTTTCGGCGTTTGACGCCGCGTATGCCGCGTATGGCGATTTCCAGTCGAACATGGAACGCTACTGGTGCTTGCGCTGGTTGCACCAGGAAAATGCGCGCCAGGTCGACGCCGTCGTGCTGAAAGATGAAATCCTGCGCCTGGTCGACATTCCGCTGGTCATCAAGCTGCCGGGCATGCCGTCGGTGGCACGCGGCGCCCAGGTGAAACTGGACTTGCTGCGCTGGGATGAAGTCGACCTGAGCATCGAAGCGCGCCTGCTGGAAATCGCCGCCGTGCCCGATGCGGCGGCCGACGCCGAGCTCGACTACGAAGAAGAGGCGGGCGACGATGCTGCGGACGAAGGCGACGTGGCGGCCGAGCCATCGCCGGAAGCGGCGAACCAAGTCAGCGACGCCGATGCGGAAGTGGCGGAACTGGCCAGCGAAGACGTGGTCAGCGAGCCCGAGCTCAAATAA
- a CDS encoding chorismate--pyruvate lyase family protein produces MRPGSLRQAQWHAHVNAVNAPPALRHWLTGGGSLTAKLKAHSQAFRVQCLHQETARCLSDEAAIIGLHRAGRVWEREVLLRCDDRPAVFGHTVVPMQATATDWPLFSALGERSLGTTLFGDRMVRRGELEFARLRAGHPLVQRAQAALAFEGRRADAQALFFARRCLYQRHQGLLLVTEVFLPAVLELTPVTRTVATDTLINKA; encoded by the coding sequence GTGAGGCCGGGTTCGCTGCGGCAGGCGCAATGGCATGCGCACGTAAATGCCGTCAATGCGCCGCCGGCCTTGCGCCACTGGCTCACGGGCGGCGGTTCGCTGACCGCCAAGCTGAAAGCGCATAGCCAGGCATTTCGCGTGCAATGTTTGCATCAGGAAACGGCACGTTGCTTGAGCGACGAGGCCGCCATCATTGGTTTGCACCGCGCGGGCCGCGTGTGGGAACGTGAAGTGCTGTTGCGTTGTGATGACAGACCGGCCGTGTTTGGCCATACCGTCGTGCCCATGCAGGCGACGGCCACGGACTGGCCCTTGTTTTCCGCGCTGGGCGAGCGTTCGCTGGGCACGACCCTGTTTGGCGACCGCATGGTACGCCGCGGCGAACTGGAATTTGCCCGCTTGCGCGCCGGGCACCCGCTGGTGCAGCGGGCGCAGGCGGCGCTGGCATTCGAAGGGCGGCGCGCCGACGCTCAGGCGCTGTTTTTTGCCCGCCGCTGCCTGTATCAGCGTCACCAGGGATTGCTGCTGGTAACGGAAGTATTTTTGCCGGCGGTGCTGGAGTTGACGCCCGTCACTCGTACCGTTGCAACCGACACATTAATAAACAAAGCATAA